The Struthio camelus isolate bStrCam1 chromosome 5, bStrCam1.hap1, whole genome shotgun sequence genome has a segment encoding these proteins:
- the SRP14 gene encoding signal recognition particle 14 kDa protein encodes MVLLESEQFLTELTRLFQKCRTSGSVFITLKKYDGRTKPVPRKGHVEGFEPADNKCLLRATDGKKKISTVVSSKEVNKFQMAYSNLLRANMDGLKKKDKKSKNKKSKATQ; translated from the exons atgGTGCTGCTGGAGAGCGAGCAG TTCCTGACAGAGCTTACAAGACTCTTTCAGAAGTGCAGAACTTCGGGCAGTGTTTTCATAACACTGAAGAAAT ATGATGGTCGAACAAAACCAGTCCCGCGCAAAGGCCACGTAGAAGGTTTTGAACCAGCAGACAATAAGTGTCTTTTAAGAGCAACtgatggaaagaagaaaattagcaCAGTG GTGAGCTCAAAGGAAGTGAATAAATTCCAGATG GCATACTCAAATTTGCTGAGAGCTAACATGGATGGcttgaagaaaaaagacaagaaaagcaaaaacaagaagaGTAAAGCAACACAGTGA